From Tripterygium wilfordii isolate XIE 37 chromosome 13, ASM1340144v1, whole genome shotgun sequence, the proteins below share one genomic window:
- the LOC120012258 gene encoding LOB domain-containing protein 4-like: protein MKESGRKQGTPSPCAACKLLRRRCAQDCVFAPYFPADEPQKFANVHKVFGASNVNKMLQELPIHQRGDAVSSMVYEANARVRDPVYGCVGAISSLQQQIDVLQTQLALAQAEVVHLKVRQTATFPHHGVGLGSPSNSGSPSSRLMGSQGKPTFEINMVDQASLGDSLWSC, encoded by the exons ATGAAGGAGAGTGGGAGGAAACAAGGTACACCCTCACCTTGTGCAGCATGTAAGCTACTCAGGAGGAGATGTGCACAAGATTGTGTGTTTGCTCCTTACTTTCCAGCTGATGAACCCCAGAAGTTTGCCAATGTTCACAAGGTCTTTGGTGCAAGCAATGTCAACAAGATGCTACAG GAATTGCCGATCCATCAGCGAGGGGACGCGGTTAGTAGCATGGTGTATGAAGCCAACGCCAGGGTCCGTGACCCGGTCTACGGCTGTGTAGGAGCCATATCATCTCTGCAACAACAAATAGATGTGCTCCAGACCCAACTGGCTCTGGCCCAAGCTGAGGTGGTGCATCTCAAGGTGAGGCAGACAGCAACTTTCCCTCATCATGGAGTGGGCCTGGGTAGCCCAAGCAATAGTGGGTCGCCCTCATCCAGGCTCATGGGTTCACAAGGAAAGCCCACTTTTGAGATAAACATGGTAGACCAGGCCAGTTTGGGAGATTCATTGTGGTCATGCTAG